TTAACCCGATAATTTTACTTCATCAATTTTGCTTTCACTTAGATGGCTGTTTGTCGGCACATAGTCAGGTTGAACCTTACCATAATCGAGCTTAATAATTTGGTCGGCGAGGTGAAAATAGCGATCGTCATGGGTAATCACTATCACAGCTTTACCACGTTCCTTGAGTTTGACAAGACTCTGCCTATAAAAGAGATCGCGAAAGTGTGGCTCTTGGTCAGATGCCCATTCATCGAATAAATAAATCGGGCGATCTTCTAGATAGGCTGTTAGTAATGCGAGGCGCTTTCTCTGCCCTTGAGATAGATTAGTTGTTGATAAAACACCATCTCTGACTTTAACTTTATGGTCTAACTGCAATTGCCTCAAATAACTTTCAACTTCTCGGTCGAGATTCGGATGATTGAACCCTAAACAGCTATCGAAAAGGTAGAAATCAGAGAAGATAGCAGAGAAATGCTGGCGATACCATTCCCGATTTTCATCTGTAATCAGTACTCCATCGAGATAAATTGAACCATTTTTAGGTGGATACAATCCCGTAATTAATTTAGCTAGTGTTGACTTGCCACTACCATTACCACCCACAATATATGTTATTTGTCCCGGCTGCAAAGTTATACTAATTGGGCCTAATAAAAACCCTTTTTCATCGTCAGCAGGAGGATGCATATCTCTAGGCTGATGTCCCGGCGGCCCTAAGAGAAACTCTTTTTCTTTGCCACGAGGCGGATGGATATCTCTAGGCTTACGTCCTTTTCCAGACTTATGTGCTGGGGGCAAAGATGGATTGTTTGGCCCTAATAGAAACCCTTTCTCATCATTACTAGGGTGATAGAGATAGCTCACGCGATCAAGTTCGAGTTTCAGTTCAATTTGACTAGGTTGTTTGACAATGTAGGAGTTAACTGTTGTGTCAACTTCTGCTTGGCTGGTTAATGACAGCTTCATCATGTTAATTTTCTGCAATGCAACATTACCTTGTAAAAGATCGGGTAATCTGCGTAATAGGTTCTGGAGTGGTAGGGATAGATAGGTAGTAGTGAGAACATAGGTTGACAACATTGCAACTGGGATATGCATAAACCAGGGCAATATGAAAAGCATCAAAGCTAAAGTAGAAAGCTGTGAAAATTGCCCTAATCCATTAGCGATCGCAAAACTCTGCATTGCGGTAGTATTCTTCTGACGCAGTTTTGTGGCACTACCTTGCAAGTTCTTAGAGGAAAAGTCTTCTCGTCTGGTTTTGTGCAGTTTTAGCTCTTTAGTACCTCTAGTGATAGCTTGAAAATGCTTGAATAAATTATCCTCCTCTTCACGTGCTATAGAGAACAAATGTTGTGCTTTGCCGAGTCTGGTTTGCACACACCAAATAGCAACAGCAGATGTAGCGATCGTCAAGACAAATATAGTGTTGGAAATCAAAGACAAGTAGAATAAACATCCCAGAACAGTAGCGAGATCGATACAGATACTCGGAATTGCAGATACAGCGTGCGAAAGAACTCGAACATCATCAGTTAGTGTTGCAAGTAAACGATTTTCTCCAAGTCTTTCTAGATGTTCTAAAGGTGAAGATAAGATATTGTGACCTAACCTAACTCGCAATTGGTAGATGGCATTTTGCGAGAGATTAATCAGCATAAATTGCGCGACAGTACTTGTGAAGAGAGTACAAATAGCTAATCCTGCAAAATATAATAGTGCATTGGGGATTGATACTTGACTGACAGCCCGATTTATGAGCGAAATTAGCATTGCATTACTACCACCGCTAATTAAGCCTGTGATAGTTGCAATTAAGATACTCCGCCATGATATTTCCCAAAGAAATCGAATAAATCTCATACTTGTGTCCTTTCAGATGGCTCAAAACTGTGGCGTTTATAATATCAGAATGATTCTTTTAAACTTTTTGAAATAGAATTCCTTCTATTCCAACTCCTGGTGAAAATGAAAAGGCAATTCCAGTTAATGCTTTTGTTTGTTTAGTTGAATCTTTCCAATGGTGATTCGGGTTGTCTAACCCCACATATTCTTTATCAGCAGAAGAATTATTTTCACTGCTAAATAACATACGTTCCAGGACAAATAGTACTGAGGGACTAAGCATATTGCCATACTGACGAAGTATCTCCCAACTATCAGCAACTTGACTATCAGTGAGTCCCAAAGAATCTTGTGAATTTTGAATAATACGTGTGCCACCAGGATGAATAGCCCAAAGATCGATATTCTCTTTAGTAAGCTCATGGCTTGCTAAAAAACGTTCGATAATTGGATTAACACCAGTCTTAATATAGTCAGGTAATTGACGCGAAAGCTGACAAGTAATTCCATTATCTCGTATGCCAAGAACGATGCCGTCTTCGGTATCTTCAACCAGGTAACTTAGGTGATCTCTAATGATGACTTTACCTTGACCGATTGCTTGCTCTGGCTGACAAGCTCCAACAACTACTGCGGCACATCCATCACCAAAAATGCTATGAATAATCACATCATTCATGTCATCTTCAAACACTGCATTGATTGAGCTTAATTCCAGGCATACTACAAGGGCTTTGTGTGTTGGATTAGCTCGTACATGATCGCTAGCAACACGAAGTCCATTCATTGCGGCTGCACAACCCATAAAATTCACTGTTACTCTAGCTGTGTCCCGTCTGAGTCCAAGGCTTTTAATCAATTCTGTATCTATTCCTGGTGCTACGAAGCCTGTACTCGATACAAAAACAATCAGGCGGATGTGATCTTCGATATTCGTATCTGAGTACAAATGATTGTTAGTCTTCATACTTTCAGAGGCGCTTAGGAGTGCTTTTTTTGCAACCCGTTCAGCTAGGGGAATAGCAAACTCTTGATACATCTGCATCCGAGATTGAATGGTCTTACTGTGCCCGTGAGCGATCGCTTCATCGGATAATAAGTTTACCGCTAGGTGTCTTGTATCAATTCGAGTATTTTTATAAAGCTTATCAATCCGGCCTCGATTTTGCTCCAAGCTAGGAATATTTGCAACTAATCCAGCCGCGTCAGATTGTCGAACGATGGTGTCGGGGGTACCAGTTGCAATGCTCTCAATGATTGGTAAAAACTGCTTTAACCTAATCGTACCAAGTTCAGAAGCATTATATTTGGCTTTAATTTCGGTTGGTTTAACAACAGGCAGATTATTTACTTCGTTGTGCATTACTAAGGTAGTTTGAGTATTCATAATTCTTTTTCCTAGTTGCAGTTATTTCTGGAAAATTTGAGGATTTTTGTAACACAGTTGTTATGAATAACAACTGTGTTTTCTGATTAGATGGAACCGATACCAAGAAATCCTTGGATAACGTATTTCGCCGATGTCATTAATTGTTGTGGGTGAAAGTGTTCTTTCAATAGTCCAAAGTTATTTTCTTTTGCCGATCTTGATGGCCCTAACAAGTAATGTGTTACCAAGATTGGCAGACGATCAAAGAAAAAGTTTTTTGGTTTTGACCAGACAACATTAAATTTCTCTGCTTCTTCTCGGACAATATCTTCGCTGATAATATTTGCAAAACCACTTTTTTGGTATGGAAGTACATGGTGTACGCGGTGTGGACTAAGACCTGCTGATAGAAAGCAGTCAATGTACTTGTTCCCAATCATAGTCAAATCATAGGAGTTTCTAATTTGAGATACTGCCCAATCTTCTGACGGATCGACTTCTTCTTCTTCAAAATCATGACTAGCAACAATCATGAAGGTACTTATCCATAGAGTCAAAATAAATTGTGCTAGCCAAGCTCCAAAATCACCATTCATCCAAAATAAAATCAACTCGCCAACAAGAATTATTCGCATAGAAAAGGTGCCGATATAATGAGGCAGACCTCGTTGCCAAGAGCCATACATATCTTTGACACCAAACTTGAATGCCAGTGTACATATCTCAATCAATCGCACGAACATCCCAGTGAGAACATGACCAAGTTTATGTACAGTATGAACCGGAATTCGATAGAAACGAGGAAGTTCCAACATGGCTGTAAAAACATTTCTCTTGATATCAACTTGACTTTGGGTAAATGGATGATGCATTAAAGTATGACCATCAGTTACTACGAAAGCCATTGGAACGTAGCTAATATCAAAAATATTTGCAAAGACTTTATTGAGGCGAACTTGGGCGCGATGGATTAGATAGTGACCTGCACCTGTGAGAGAGATTCTCAGAGCCGCCATTAGTGGAACAAAGAGATAAATTGGCATATACTGCATGAAATTTAATCGCAGCACTTGTACCAGGATATAGACAACGAGCAAAATGATTGTCACCACATCA
This Nostoc sp. C052 DNA region includes the following protein-coding sequences:
- a CDS encoding ATP-binding cassette domain-containing protein, translated to MRFIRFLWEISWRSILIATITGLISGGSNAMLISLINRAVSQVSIPNALLYFAGLAICTLFTSTVAQFMLINLSQNAIYQLRVRLGHNILSSPLEHLERLGENRLLATLTDDVRVLSHAVSAIPSICIDLATVLGCLFYLSLISNTIFVLTIATSAVAIWCVQTRLGKAQHLFSIAREEEDNLFKHFQAITRGTKELKLHKTRREDFSSKNLQGSATKLRQKNTTAMQSFAIANGLGQFSQLSTLALMLFILPWFMHIPVAMLSTYVLTTTYLSLPLQNLLRRLPDLLQGNVALQKINMMKLSLTSQAEVDTTVNSYIVKQPSQIELKLELDRVSYLYHPSNDEKGFLLGPNNPSLPPAHKSGKGRKPRDIHPPRGKEKEFLLGPPGHQPRDMHPPADDEKGFLLGPISITLQPGQITYIVGGNGSGKSTLAKLITGLYPPKNGSIYLDGVLITDENREWYRQHFSAIFSDFYLFDSCLGFNHPNLDREVESYLRQLQLDHKVKVRDGVLSTTNLSQGQRKRLALLTAYLEDRPIYLFDEWASDQEPHFRDLFYRQSLVKLKERGKAVIVITHDDRYFHLADQIIKLDYGKVQPDYVPTNSHLSESKIDEVKLSG
- a CDS encoding type III polyketide synthase → MNTQTTLVMHNEVNNLPVVKPTEIKAKYNASELGTIRLKQFLPIIESIATGTPDTIVRQSDAAGLVANIPSLEQNRGRIDKLYKNTRIDTRHLAVNLLSDEAIAHGHSKTIQSRMQMYQEFAIPLAERVAKKALLSASESMKTNNHLYSDTNIEDHIRLIVFVSSTGFVAPGIDTELIKSLGLRRDTARVTVNFMGCAAAMNGLRVASDHVRANPTHKALVVCLELSSINAVFEDDMNDVIIHSIFGDGCAAVVVGACQPEQAIGQGKVIIRDHLSYLVEDTEDGIVLGIRDNGITCQLSRQLPDYIKTGVNPIIERFLASHELTKENIDLWAIHPGGTRIIQNSQDSLGLTDSQVADSWEILRQYGNMLSPSVLFVLERMLFSSENNSSADKEYVGLDNPNHHWKDSTKQTKALTGIAFSFSPGVGIEGILFQKV
- a CDS encoding cytochrome b5 domain-containing protein, producing the protein MNAIVQAFKHIQLFKNREKDQNISELVFAHDASISEDISRVNNQEKSQLTADAMPAVDYAYTKTPPPIMPNVNTQEQPQLPADEIAKAPPAIMPDINSQEKPQRPPGEIGKEPPPELPNIWIYDGEVYDLSDFIKRHPGGEFFIGRMKNRDITTLVNIFHPNPEKSKRVLKKYALGRKARPEDVHPKYNAPPFLFREGFDGWRDTPKFNFQNQEQLLNRIKTRINEPEMKKKIEQMDFIFDVVTIILLVVYILVQVLRLNFMQYMPIYLFVPLMAALRISLTGAGHYLIHRAQVRLNKVFANIFDISYVPMAFVVTDGHTLMHHPFTQSQVDIKRNVFTAMLELPRFYRIPVHTVHKLGHVLTGMFVRLIEICTLAFKFGVKDMYGSWQRGLPHYIGTFSMRIILVGELILFWMNGDFGAWLAQFILTLWISTFMIVASHDFEEEEVDPSEDWAVSQIRNSYDLTMIGNKYIDCFLSAGLSPHRVHHVLPYQKSGFANIISEDIVREEAEKFNVVWSKPKNFFFDRLPILVTHYLLGPSRSAKENNFGLLKEHFHPQQLMTSAKYVIQGFLGIGSI